In a genomic window of Streptomyces noursei ATCC 11455:
- a CDS encoding DUF4097 family beta strand repeat-containing protein: MQKFDTPTPISAVLDIPAGHIRFIAADRADSTVEVLPTNASKSRDVKAAEQTEVAYDDGVLRVVTPAATNRVLGSSGSLEVTVQLPAGSRIEAKAASADFRCVGRLGDVAFEGAQGSIKLDETESASLALLAGDISVGRLGGPAEISTEKGDLNIAEAMHGTVTLHTQAGDISVGAARGVSASLDAGTSYGRVHNSLKNTEGAAGLNIHATTAYGDITARSL, translated from the coding sequence ATGCAGAAGTTCGACACTCCCACCCCGATCTCCGCCGTCCTCGACATCCCCGCGGGACACATCCGGTTCATCGCCGCGGACCGGGCCGACAGCACGGTCGAGGTTCTGCCCACGAACGCCTCGAAGAGCCGCGACGTGAAGGCGGCGGAGCAGACCGAGGTCGCCTATGACGACGGTGTCCTGCGGGTCGTGACCCCGGCGGCGACGAACCGGGTCCTCGGCAGCTCCGGTTCCCTTGAGGTGACCGTCCAACTGCCCGCAGGCTCCCGCATCGAGGCGAAGGCTGCCAGCGCCGATTTCCGGTGCGTCGGACGGCTCGGTGACGTCGCGTTCGAGGGCGCACAGGGCTCGATCAAGCTCGACGAGACCGAAAGTGCCAGCCTCGCCCTCCTCGCAGGCGACATCTCGGTCGGTCGTCTCGGCGGCCCCGCGGAAATCAGCACGGAGAAGGGCGACCTCAACATCGCCGAGGCCATGCACGGCACGGTCACGCTGCACACGCAGGCCGGCGACATCTCGGTCGGCGCCGCCCGAGGCGTCTCCGCCTCCCTGGACGCCGGCACCTCCTATGGCCGGGTCCACAACTCCCTCAAGAACACCGAGGGCGCCGCCGGGCTGAACATCCACGCGACCACCGCCTACGGCGACATCACCGCCCGCAGCCTTTGA
- a CDS encoding DUF7848 domain-containing protein: MTGRRRPQEWALRIDPDWSVRHVGKCLVCGEFCVDTASSGEAREWCVGHARATGDDHFELAAFEYISAISAEHPPSMNGTSPTKAGAGRSSRPHRCPALCRTTAEGRDHPASGEPVLDIACAGLRAAGRLEVTGSEAPRSLPHFGFPPCWTNGRLADVVRG, encoded by the coding sequence ATGACGGGGCGTAGGAGGCCGCAGGAATGGGCGCTCCGGATCGACCCGGACTGGAGCGTGCGGCACGTGGGGAAGTGCCTTGTCTGCGGGGAGTTCTGTGTCGATACTGCCTCCTCTGGTGAAGCCCGAGAGTGGTGTGTCGGCCACGCACGTGCCACCGGCGACGACCACTTCGAGTTGGCAGCCTTTGAGTACATCAGCGCCATCTCGGCCGAACACCCTCCGTCGATGAACGGCACTTCGCCGACGAAGGCCGGGGCGGGCCGATCGTCCCGCCCGCATAGATGTCCCGCCCTTTGCCGGACTACCGCAGAAGGGCGGGATCACCCCGCATCAGGGGAACCTGTTCTCGACATTGCCTGTGCCGGGTTACGGGCCGCCGGTCGGCTGGAAGTGACTGGGAGTGAGGCGCCGCGCTCACTCCCGCACTTCGGCTTCCCTCCGTGCTGGACGAATGGCCGACTCGCCGACGTGGTACGGGGCTAG
- a CDS encoding helix-turn-helix domain-containing protein, which translates to MSNDRRQWFGAYLARLRKDAHKSQRQLAAMLCDVSGTQSLTRNEVSRWERGGRIPDSWLQFVAEVLGVPLGELERAASYARGESDGPPFGAAVILAELIPPGDSLGRF; encoded by the coding sequence GTGAGTAATGACCGGCGACAGTGGTTCGGCGCGTACTTGGCACGGCTACGAAAGGATGCGCACAAGAGTCAACGGCAGTTGGCTGCGATGCTGTGCGATGTCTCCGGCACGCAGTCCCTCACGCGGAACGAGGTATCCCGCTGGGAGCGTGGAGGGCGCATCCCTGATTCCTGGCTCCAGTTCGTTGCGGAAGTCCTGGGTGTTCCCCTTGGGGAACTAGAGCGAGCGGCCAGCTACGCCCGAGGCGAATCGGACGGACCACCGTTCGGGGCCGCCGTGATCCTTGCTGAGCTGATCCCGCCAGGCGACTCACTAGGGCGCTTCTGA
- a CDS encoding STAS/SEC14 domain-containing protein → MLKATKETPAGVDVVKAVGTVSKGDYERVVVPLVEDARQAGRRLRVLCEIGPEFRSFTPAAAWEDLKVGPGAMRLCDGCAVVTDAGWIRETTRLLRFLVPCPVHVFGAQEREEALQWLTSLPEGPGISHRLLTDSRVLVVEVQQPLRSQDFEALAATADIWLQTHDALAGVVIHTREFPGWENLGSLVRHVRFIRDHHRKVERIALAADSRVAALVPHLANHFVHAEVQRFAYDELDDALAWAADAETQQPGKAC, encoded by the coding sequence ATGCTGAAGGCAACCAAGGAAACACCCGCAGGCGTCGATGTGGTGAAGGCCGTCGGCACCGTGTCGAAGGGCGACTACGAGCGCGTGGTCGTGCCACTCGTCGAGGACGCCCGCCAGGCAGGACGGCGCCTGCGCGTCCTGTGTGAGATCGGGCCGGAGTTCCGGTCGTTCACCCCGGCTGCGGCCTGGGAGGACCTCAAGGTCGGTCCCGGAGCCATGCGGCTGTGCGACGGCTGCGCCGTTGTCACCGATGCCGGATGGATCCGCGAGACGACCCGTTTGCTGCGCTTCCTGGTGCCCTGCCCCGTGCACGTCTTCGGCGCCCAGGAACGCGAAGAGGCGCTGCAGTGGCTGACGTCACTGCCCGAAGGCCCCGGCATCTCCCACCGGCTCCTGACCGACTCCCGCGTACTCGTCGTCGAAGTCCAACAGCCGCTGCGCTCACAGGACTTCGAGGCACTGGCGGCGACCGCGGACATCTGGCTGCAGACCCACGACGCACTGGCCGGCGTCGTGATCCACACACGCGAGTTTCCCGGTTGGGAAAACCTCGGCAGCCTGGTACGCCACGTGCGGTTCATCCGTGACCACCATCGGAAGGTCGAAAGGATCGCGTTGGCAGCGGACAGCAGGGTCGCCGCGCTGGTGCCCCACCTCGCGAACCACTTCGTCCATGCCGAGGTGCAACGCTTCGCATACGACGAGCTCGACGACGCGCTCGCGTGGGCCGCCGATGCCGAGACGCAACAGCCGGGCAAGGCATGTTGA
- a CDS encoding Na+/H+ antiporter: MTGLTIVLLLVVLATAVATGARHWSLPAPSLLVIAGLVVGLLPWVPDIHVAPQVISVLVLPPLLYASAEEISGRELRAVWRPVTILVFGLVLASAVAVGMIASALTPLTTATAFVLGAVLASTDPVAVTALGRRLALPPRVQSMVQAESLFNDATSLVLFKVAVGTAVAAGAVSIPSAAGQFVLLGGGGALIGAGVAGVVTLIRRRTEDPVLETVIALVTPYASYVLAEELHTSGVTAVVVAGVILGSTGHKLTNAHIRLQIHAVYGTVVFLLESVVFAIIGLQLPTLVHELAADERGWPLWVPVVAVTVLAIRLLWVFPLSALMQYRRGAERLSWRVPAVLSWAGTRGVMPLAAALSIPLTTHAGAPLPHRALILTLTTGTIALTLVVQGFTLAPVVRRSGIALEPQHTAREEAQARRHLATAALTELDRYEEADAASETVLKQVRRHLEAHLRQANADAGNDAPTDDLAARPADAYGEIRRALIAVETAELQRLYEENKISNTTRRRLQRALDLEEAGLTG; this comes from the coding sequence ATGACCGGCCTGACCATCGTGCTACTCCTCGTGGTCCTGGCCACCGCTGTTGCCACAGGCGCCCGCCACTGGAGCCTGCCCGCCCCGTCTCTCCTGGTAATCGCCGGCCTGGTCGTCGGACTGTTGCCATGGGTGCCGGACATCCATGTCGCACCGCAAGTGATCAGTGTCCTGGTGCTGCCGCCGCTGCTGTACGCCTCGGCCGAGGAAATATCCGGGCGCGAGTTGCGCGCAGTGTGGCGCCCGGTGACCATCCTCGTCTTCGGGCTCGTCCTGGCCTCGGCCGTTGCCGTGGGAATGATCGCCTCGGCCCTGACCCCGCTCACCACGGCGACGGCGTTCGTACTGGGTGCGGTCCTGGCCAGCACCGACCCGGTGGCAGTCACCGCGCTCGGACGCCGCCTGGCGCTGCCGCCGAGGGTTCAGTCCATGGTGCAGGCCGAGAGCCTGTTCAACGACGCCACCTCACTGGTGCTTTTCAAGGTCGCCGTGGGGACCGCGGTGGCCGCCGGGGCGGTGTCCATTCCCTCGGCCGCAGGGCAGTTCGTCCTGCTCGGCGGAGGCGGAGCCCTCATCGGCGCCGGAGTCGCCGGAGTGGTGACGCTCATCCGCAGACGTACCGAGGACCCCGTGTTGGAGACCGTCATCGCACTGGTCACCCCCTACGCGTCCTACGTCCTGGCCGAGGAGCTGCACACCTCCGGCGTGACCGCCGTCGTGGTCGCGGGGGTCATCCTCGGCTCAACCGGCCACAAACTCACCAACGCCCATATCCGCCTCCAGATCCACGCCGTCTACGGCACGGTCGTCTTTCTCTTGGAAAGCGTCGTCTTCGCCATCATCGGCCTCCAGCTACCGACCCTGGTCCACGAGTTGGCCGCCGACGAGCGCGGCTGGCCCCTGTGGGTCCCGGTCGTCGCCGTCACGGTCCTGGCCATCCGACTCCTGTGGGTCTTTCCGCTCTCCGCGCTGATGCAGTACCGGCGGGGCGCCGAACGGCTCTCCTGGCGTGTGCCGGCCGTCCTGTCCTGGGCCGGCACACGCGGGGTCATGCCCCTGGCCGCCGCCCTGTCCATCCCCCTGACCACTCACGCCGGCGCCCCACTGCCACACCGGGCGCTGATCCTCACCCTCACCACGGGCACCATCGCACTGACTCTCGTCGTCCAGGGCTTCACCCTCGCCCCCGTCGTCCGCCGTTCCGGCATCGCACTGGAACCACAACACACCGCCCGCGAGGAAGCCCAGGCCCGCCGTCACCTGGCCACCGCCGCCCTGACCGAGCTGGACCGGTACGAAGAAGCCGACGCAGCCTCCGAGACCGTTCTGAAGCAGGTCCGCCGCCACCTCGAAGCCCACCTTCGTCAGGCGAACGCCGACGCGGGCAACGACGCACCTACCGACGACCTCGCAGCCCGCCCCGCCGATGCCTACGGCGAGATACGCCGGGCACTGATCGCAGTGGAAACCGCCGAGTTGCAACGCCTCTACGAGGAGAACAAGATCAGCAACACGACCCGACGCCGACTCCAACGCGCACTCGACCTCGAAGAAGCCGGCCTCACGGGCTGA
- a CDS encoding universal stress protein → MTGSIVVGVDGSGRSLRALIWAAHEAASRGRALRIVHVLPPAHAYATTPEGRAWEAGQHDRGVVDEAITVVKDAHPGLEVTSALPSGAPPAALLSEAEHAHTLVLGAKGMGGFGSLLLGSVALQVVGHAVCPVVVVNYLTTGHNRIVVGTDGSTHSDAALAYAFEQASLRGIPLQAVHAWTRPGLHGLTTAGALDEAARAHRKDLEDWLAPLTRQHPEVEVVKHLPEEDPMLALARASDRADLLVVGSRGRGGFRGLAMGSVSHQLLQFSQCPVAVVRPHRTPHAG, encoded by the coding sequence ATGACTGGATCGATCGTCGTCGGGGTCGACGGTTCCGGACGCAGCTTGCGGGCCCTGATCTGGGCGGCCCACGAGGCCGCATCGCGAGGTCGTGCTCTGCGCATCGTGCACGTCCTGCCCCCGGCACACGCATACGCCACCACCCCGGAGGGACGTGCCTGGGAGGCAGGGCAACACGACAGGGGAGTGGTCGACGAGGCCATCACGGTCGTCAAGGACGCGCATCCGGGCCTGGAAGTCACTTCCGCGCTGCCCTCGGGTGCTCCACCTGCTGCGCTGCTGTCCGAGGCGGAGCACGCGCACACGCTTGTGCTCGGTGCCAAGGGCATGGGTGGGTTCGGGAGCCTGCTGCTGGGCTCGGTCGCGCTTCAGGTCGTCGGACATGCGGTGTGCCCCGTGGTCGTCGTCAACTACCTCACCACCGGTCACAACCGCATCGTGGTGGGCACGGACGGCTCGACCCACTCGGACGCCGCCCTGGCGTACGCCTTCGAGCAGGCATCCCTGCGTGGTATCCCCCTGCAGGCCGTGCACGCCTGGACCCGCCCGGGACTGCACGGTCTCACGACCGCCGGAGCACTGGACGAGGCGGCCCGAGCGCACCGGAAGGACCTGGAGGATTGGCTGGCCCCACTGACTCGCCAGCACCCCGAGGTGGAGGTGGTGAAGCATCTCCCCGAGGAAGACCCCATGCTCGCTCTGGCCCGCGCGTCCGACCGGGCGGACCTCCTGGTCGTCGGCTCCCGCGGCCGCGGCGGCTTCCGCGGACTGGCCATGGGGTCGGTCAGCCACCAACTCCTGCAGTTCTCCCAGTGCCCTGTGGCGGTCGTCCGACCACACCGCACACCCCATGCCGGCTGA
- a CDS encoding serine/threonine-protein kinase, which yields MAEASGEIIGGRYRLLEQIGQGGMGRVWRGRDETLGREVAVKQVTLPQGVSDEQRDVLLRRVMREARAAARLNHPGIITVHDVVEHEGAPVIVMEYVRGTSLAAAVARDGHLPVRRVAEIGVLMLKALGQAHAAGIVHRDLKPDNVLLMDDRVIITDFGIAHMSDATMALTHSGTIIGTPAYMAPEQLEGRPPTPATDLWSLGATLYTAVEGRPPFSAETFTALCIAIVTQDPQVPERAGALAPVLAALLTKDPTQRATAEQALTALDAFSRGHGATGIPLPGQAQAPVPTEVAPPGQVPIPPAFGPAPAPFNAPPARAASSAPASAWGSAPAAPAPHAAPVASAAPAGRRRPSPALLVRGVACFALVWIGTLILPWNDVLSHRDGTPREVLVFGVAVVAALLNTAIRRPRWPTALVWLAFFAMNLVLFFAVTVIFPLWAWMGIIFNSLLLGTCCWFLWWVVPDRHSR from the coding sequence ATGGCAGAGGCGAGCGGGGAAATAATCGGCGGCCGCTACCGGCTCCTGGAGCAGATCGGCCAGGGCGGTATGGGCCGTGTGTGGCGGGGCCGTGACGAGACGCTGGGCCGGGAGGTCGCCGTCAAGCAGGTCACGCTCCCACAGGGTGTGAGCGACGAACAGCGAGATGTCCTGCTCCGGCGCGTCATGCGTGAGGCGCGGGCCGCCGCGCGACTCAACCACCCGGGGATCATCACCGTGCACGACGTGGTCGAGCACGAGGGCGCGCCCGTCATCGTCATGGAGTACGTGAGGGGCACGTCCCTCGCCGCCGCCGTGGCGCGGGACGGACACCTGCCGGTGCGGCGGGTCGCCGAGATCGGCGTCCTGATGCTGAAGGCCCTCGGCCAGGCCCACGCCGCGGGCATCGTCCACCGTGACCTCAAGCCCGACAACGTCCTGCTGATGGACGACCGCGTGATCATCACGGACTTCGGCATAGCGCACATGTCGGACGCCACCATGGCGCTTACCCACTCGGGGACGATCATCGGCACCCCTGCCTACATGGCCCCGGAGCAACTGGAAGGCAGGCCCCCGACACCCGCCACCGACCTCTGGTCGTTGGGCGCCACCCTGTACACCGCCGTCGAGGGCCGGCCGCCGTTCTCCGCCGAGACGTTCACCGCGCTGTGCATCGCCATCGTCACGCAGGATCCGCAGGTGCCGGAGCGGGCCGGGGCACTGGCTCCGGTGCTGGCGGCACTGCTGACGAAGGACCCGACGCAACGAGCCACCGCCGAGCAGGCGCTGACGGCGCTGGACGCCTTCTCCCGCGGCCACGGGGCCACCGGGATTCCCTTACCGGGTCAGGCCCAGGCTCCCGTGCCGACGGAGGTCGCGCCGCCCGGGCAGGTGCCGATCCCGCCGGCGTTCGGTCCGGCGCCGGCACCGTTCAACGCGCCGCCCGCGCGCGCCGCGTCGTCGGCCCCTGCTTCCGCATGGGGCTCGGCACCCGCCGCACCTGCACCACACGCCGCGCCTGTGGCATCGGCCGCACCCGCCGGACGGCGGCGGCCGTCCCCGGCCCTGCTGGTACGCGGCGTGGCCTGCTTCGCCCTCGTCTGGATCGGCACCCTCATCCTGCCGTGGAACGACGTGCTCTCGCACCGGGACGGCACCCCACGGGAGGTGCTCGTCTTCGGCGTGGCCGTAGTGGCGGCCCTGCTGAACACGGCGATCCGCCGCCCCCGGTGGCCGACCGCCCTGGTGTGGCTGGCGTTTTTCGCGATGAACTTGGTGCTGTTCTTCGCCGTGACCGTGATCTTCCCCCTCTGGGCCTGGATGGGGATCATCTTCAACTCGCTGCTTCTGGGGACCTGTTGCTGGTTCCTGTGGTGGGTGGTGCCGGACAGGCACAGTCGCTGA
- a CDS encoding slipin family protein gives MANLGVAIVRQYQRGVVFRFGKLRNVRNPGIRFMIPLADRMWKVTLRTVTMPIPSQQVITRDNVSIGVAAVAYFRRVDPVKSIVEIEDVSAATDQIAQTTVRNVVGRSLLDQVLTDTETLNTQIKDILDGLTQRWGIYVLLVELKDIELPPTMQRAMARQAEAEREKRAKIIAAEGEALSADRLAEAADVISAHPVALQLRNLQVLSEIAAEKNSTIVFPAQFLESARALARFVEDETQHITAPPPTRSPHPEPVPVEQATVA, from the coding sequence ATGGCGAATCTCGGTGTCGCGATCGTGCGTCAGTACCAACGTGGAGTGGTGTTCCGCTTCGGGAAACTACGCAACGTCCGGAATCCGGGTATTCGCTTCATGATCCCTTTGGCGGATCGGATGTGGAAGGTCACCCTGCGGACGGTGACCATGCCGATCCCCTCCCAACAGGTCATCACCCGCGACAATGTCTCCATCGGCGTCGCGGCCGTCGCATACTTCCGTCGTGTCGACCCCGTGAAGTCCATCGTGGAGATCGAGGACGTGTCGGCCGCCACCGATCAGATAGCCCAGACCACCGTGCGCAACGTCGTGGGCCGGTCCCTCCTCGACCAGGTCCTCACCGACACCGAAACGTTGAACACCCAGATCAAGGACATCCTCGACGGGCTGACCCAACGCTGGGGCATCTACGTCCTGCTGGTGGAGCTCAAGGACATCGAACTGCCGCCCACCATGCAGCGCGCGATGGCACGCCAGGCCGAGGCCGAGCGGGAGAAGCGCGCCAAGATCATCGCAGCCGAGGGAGAGGCACTGAGCGCGGACCGCCTCGCCGAGGCCGCCGACGTCATCAGCGCCCACCCCGTCGCCCTGCAGCTGCGGAACCTGCAGGTCCTCTCCGAGATCGCCGCAGAGAAGAACTCCACCATCGTCTTCCCCGCCCAGTTCCTGGAAAGCGCCCGCGCCCTGGCCCGATTCGTCGAGGACGAAACACAGCACATCACTGCCCCACCGCCGACCCGAAGTCCGCACCCAGAGCCGGTGCCCGTCGAGCAAGCCACTGTGGCATGA
- a CDS encoding MBL fold metallo-hydrolase RNA specificity domain-containing protein — translation MSTEPQPSTGPAAPRRRPALLTFMGGVGTVTGSKFLVESDHTRILVDCGLFQGLGELRRRNWRSLPRDASDIEAVVVTHAHLDHCGYLPRLVRQGFRGPILASTYTARLAGIVLRDSAHLQMEAAAHANAHGWSKHRVAEPLYDDADVDRTLQYFDPVPVDTAIDVTTGTTLTLRRAGHILGSTWAHLTLEDGHTLAVSGDLGRPGHPLLRPAEPFSGADVLLVESTYGNRRHDDEAGRARFGHVLARTLRRGGIVVVPAFALDRTEVVLNELAALRAQGALPKKVPVYVDSPMALRALDVYRDAIHSRAAELLPEITSAGTAALSPDPFTAARSVQESIDINHTQGPAVIVSSAGMATGGRVLHHLRRRLPDPRNAVVIVGFAAVGTRARDLVDGAGALKMFGEYVPVRAEVANVPHFSAHADAAQIVDWLRAAPPPHTTYLVHGEPDASTALRDRIARELGWHAVLPRSGENVLVR, via the coding sequence ATGTCCACCGAACCTCAGCCGTCCACGGGCCCCGCGGCGCCCCGGCGGAGGCCGGCACTGCTGACCTTCATGGGCGGCGTCGGGACCGTGACCGGCAGCAAGTTCCTCGTCGAGAGCGACCACACGCGGATCCTCGTCGACTGCGGGCTCTTCCAAGGTCTCGGCGAGCTGCGCCGCCGCAACTGGCGGAGTCTTCCTCGCGACGCATCCGACATCGAGGCCGTCGTCGTCACCCACGCGCACCTGGACCACTGCGGCTATCTGCCCCGCCTCGTCCGCCAGGGCTTCCGGGGGCCGATCCTCGCCAGCACGTACACCGCGCGACTGGCCGGGATCGTGCTGCGTGACAGCGCCCACCTGCAGATGGAGGCGGCAGCGCACGCCAACGCGCACGGCTGGTCCAAACACCGGGTCGCCGAACCGCTCTACGACGACGCCGACGTCGACCGCACCCTGCAATATTTCGATCCGGTACCCGTGGACACCGCCATCGACGTCACCACCGGGACCACGCTGACCCTGCGACGCGCCGGACACATCCTCGGCTCGACGTGGGCCCACCTCACCCTGGAAGACGGACACACCCTCGCGGTGAGCGGCGACCTCGGACGCCCCGGGCATCCCCTGCTGCGCCCGGCCGAGCCGTTCTCGGGGGCGGACGTGTTGCTGGTGGAGTCGACGTACGGCAATCGCCGGCACGACGACGAGGCCGGTCGGGCACGATTCGGCCACGTGCTGGCCCGCACGCTGCGACGCGGAGGAATCGTGGTCGTTCCCGCCTTCGCCCTGGACCGCACGGAGGTCGTGTTGAACGAGCTGGCCGCCCTGCGAGCCCAGGGCGCACTGCCCAAGAAGGTCCCGGTGTACGTCGACAGCCCCATGGCCCTGAGGGCCCTGGACGTGTATCGGGACGCCATCCACTCCCGCGCCGCCGAACTGCTGCCCGAGATCACCTCCGCAGGGACGGCCGCGCTGAGCCCCGACCCGTTCACCGCCGCCCGCTCCGTTCAGGAGTCGATCGACATCAACCACACGCAGGGCCCGGCGGTCATCGTCTCGTCGGCGGGCATGGCGACCGGCGGACGCGTTCTGCATCACCTGCGGCGGCGCCTGCCCGACCCGCGCAACGCCGTGGTCATCGTGGGCTTCGCGGCGGTGGGCACCCGCGCCCGCGACCTGGTGGACGGGGCCGGCGCACTCAAGATGTTCGGCGAGTACGTCCCCGTGCGCGCCGAGGTGGCGAACGTTCCGCACTTCTCGGCCCACGCGGACGCGGCGCAGATCGTGGACTGGCTGCGTGCCGCCCCGCCTCCGCACACCACGTATCTGGTGCACGGTGAGCCGGACGCCTCCACGGCCCTACGGGACCGGATCGCGCGGGAACTGGGCTGGCACGCGGTCCTGCCACGCTCGGGAGAGAACGTCCTGGTGCGCTGA
- a CDS encoding protein kinase family protein: protein MDRAGSGPGAAILHQLGVDDVHHGEWAEGTWNAQPWHPGAGLFDRWRPGRHPVEPAEPSPADALAGAVALAAPHDAGWAHGDVQPNHLLVHDGRAVLIDLALAHGRGIPPHVDFAYRGCLVHYEAPEISHGILTNSTAVPTKAADVYALAASWFISATGWRHVSYPDDAEREERRRAIVQKPHRRINVPGPLGRLIEQMMARNPADRPTRGEVCAELRTWAQ from the coding sequence GTGGACCGCGCAGGCTCCGGCCCGGGGGCCGCGATCCTCCATCAACTCGGTGTCGACGATGTGCACCATGGCGAGTGGGCGGAGGGCACCTGGAACGCCCAGCCGTGGCACCCGGGCGCCGGGCTCTTCGACCGGTGGCGGCCGGGACGACATCCGGTCGAGCCCGCGGAGCCGAGCCCGGCCGACGCTCTCGCCGGCGCCGTGGCGTTGGCCGCACCGCACGACGCCGGTTGGGCCCATGGCGACGTGCAGCCCAACCACCTCCTCGTTCACGACGGCCGGGCCGTCCTGATCGACCTCGCCCTGGCTCACGGCCGGGGGATTCCGCCGCACGTGGACTTCGCCTACCGCGGATGCCTGGTCCACTACGAGGCGCCGGAGATCTCACACGGCATCCTGACCAACAGCACTGCGGTTCCGACGAAGGCGGCCGACGTGTACGCCCTGGCCGCCTCATGGTTCATCTCGGCCACGGGTTGGAGACACGTCTCCTACCCGGACGACGCCGAGCGCGAGGAGCGACGACGCGCCATCGTCCAGAAGCCCCACCGACGCATCAACGTCCCGGGGCCGCTCGGTCGACTCATCGAGCAGATGATGGCGCGGAACCCCGCCGATCGGCCGACGAGGGGGGAGGTGTGCGCCGAACTCCGCACCTGGGCCCAGTGA
- a CDS encoding alpha/beta fold hydrolase translates to MTIKHPSFTGMVSVDDTALAVTDTGGPGRPVVYLNGSYADQSHWRRVIADLGIGYRHITFDERARGKSECSADYSFEACVRDIDAVLTARGVDRPILVGWSYGAMLAIHWAARNPDRALGVVSVDGALPHEWLDDAAREHLRKLFRRLSPLFPIGRRLGLAARMSAAQHAEINIEINELYAHSALDPVFDRVTVPTRYVLATGGNLGGDPKLMEQIRANLAPVLARNPNIRVSAKVESNHSKILSKDFRAVADAVRELAATRDHKVG, encoded by the coding sequence ATGACCATCAAGCACCCCTCCTTCACCGGCATGGTGTCGGTCGACGACACCGCACTGGCAGTGACCGACACCGGCGGACCCGGCCGTCCCGTGGTCTACCTCAACGGCTCCTACGCCGACCAGTCGCACTGGCGGCGCGTCATCGCCGACCTCGGTATCGGCTACCGGCACATCACCTTCGACGAGCGTGCCCGCGGCAAGTCGGAGTGCTCGGCGGACTACTCGTTCGAGGCGTGCGTCCGTGACATCGACGCCGTCCTCACGGCGAGGGGCGTCGACCGGCCGATCCTGGTGGGCTGGTCCTACGGCGCCATGCTCGCGATCCACTGGGCCGCTCGGAATCCGGACCGAGCCCTGGGGGTGGTGTCCGTGGACGGCGCGTTGCCGCACGAGTGGCTCGACGACGCCGCCCGGGAACATCTCCGGAAGCTGTTCCGCCGGCTGAGCCCACTGTTCCCGATCGGCCGTCGGCTGGGCCTGGCCGCACGGATGAGCGCCGCGCAGCATGCTGAGATCAACATCGAGATCAACGAACTCTACGCGCACAGCGCCCTCGATCCGGTCTTCGACCGGGTGACCGTACCGACCCGGTACGTGCTCGCCACAGGTGGCAACTTGGGCGGTGACCCGAAGTTGATGGAACAGATACGTGCCAACCTCGCCCCGGTGCTCGCCCGCAACCCGAACATCCGCGTGAGCGCGAAGGTCGAGAGCAACCACTCGAAGATCCTGAGCAAGGACTTCCGAGCCGTCGCCGACGCGGTTCGTGAGCTCGCCGCCACCCGGGACCACAAGGTCGGCTGA
- a CDS encoding GbsR/MarR family transcriptional regulator, which produces MPGGRLTQQERRQIALGLADGLAYAEIARRLDRPTSTITREVMRNGGPTDYRADSAHRATERRAHRRRQAARREPQVSPQAHGRDDEAVRAYEEMFTTVLMRTGMPKMMSRVLVCLYTTDAGSLTASELARHLQVSPASISKAVAFLEGQGLVRRERDDRRRERYVVDDDIWYQAMIADARGTADLAEAARQGVGVLGPSTPAATRLENIARFVDFIGESISRAAEQAREILHTKPETNAAKTRTTGTT; this is translated from the coding sequence ATGCCGGGAGGCAGGCTCACCCAGCAGGAACGCCGGCAGATCGCACTGGGACTGGCCGACGGCCTCGCCTATGCGGAGATCGCCAGACGCCTCGACCGCCCGACCTCGACCATCACGCGCGAGGTGATGCGCAATGGCGGCCCCACCGACTACCGCGCCGACTCGGCCCACCGCGCCACCGAACGCCGCGCCCACCGGCGCAGGCAGGCCGCGCGCCGAGAGCCGCAGGTGTCCCCACAAGCCCACGGACGCGACGACGAGGCCGTGCGCGCGTACGAGGAGATGTTCACCACCGTCCTTATGCGGACGGGCATGCCCAAGATGATGTCCCGGGTGCTGGTGTGTCTCTACACCACCGACGCGGGCAGCCTCACCGCGTCCGAACTCGCCAGGCACCTCCAGGTCAGCCCGGCGTCCATCTCCAAGGCGGTCGCGTTCCTTGAGGGTCAGGGCCTGGTGCGCCGGGAACGCGACGATCGCCGTCGCGAGCGCTACGTCGTCGACGACGACATCTGGTACCAGGCGATGATCGCCGACGCCCGCGGCACCGCCGACCTCGCCGAAGCCGCACGACAGGGCGTCGGCGTCCTCGGGCCCAGCACGCCAGCCGCCACCCGCCTGGAAAACATTGCCCGCTTCGTCGACTTCATCGGTGAGAGCATTTCCCGCGCCGCGGAACAGGCTCGCGAAATCCTCCACACGAAGCCCGAAACGAATGCTGCCAAGACCCGCACTACCGGCACCACCTGA